The following proteins are encoded in a genomic region of Oncorhynchus kisutch isolate 150728-3 linkage group LG4, Okis_V2, whole genome shotgun sequence:
- the LOC109888752 gene encoding heparan sulfate glucosamine 3-O-sulfotransferase 1-like → MACLLVSVFLLVLQTYAAPSEFVQSLDLGPGLTANVTLSPPPGTSKHAPHSIIIGVRKGGTRALLEMLDIHPEVAAAATEVHFFDWDENYAKGFDWYRELMPYSYPHQITVEKTPGYFTSSLAPERIRAMNSSIKLLLILRDPTERVVSDYTQVYFNRLENHKPVQAIENLLVRSGALNTRYKAIQRSFYDVHMRNWLRHFPLEQIHIVDGDTLIRDPLPELQKVERFLNLPPRIMSSNFYFNQTKGFFCIRSEGRERCLHESKGRPHPAVNSTVLQQLRSYLREHNRNFYRLVKRSFDWQ, encoded by the coding sequence ATGGCCTGCTTGTTGGTGTCAGTGTTCCTCCTGGTTCTCCAGACTTATGCTGCCCCATCGGAGTTTGTTCAGAGTCTGGATCTGGGCCCTGGACTCACTGCCAATGTCACTCTGTCTCCACCCCCGGGGACTAGCAAACATGCCCCCCACAGCATCATCATTGGGGTGCGCAAGGGGGGGACACGCGCCCTGCTGGAGATGCTAGATATCCACCCTGAGGTCGCTGCCGCTGCCACAGAGGTGCACTTCTTCGACTGGGACGAGAACTACGCCAAGGGCTTTGACTGGTACCGTGAGCTGATGCCCTATTCCTACCCGCACCAGATCACAGTGGAGAAGACGCCAGGCTATTTCACCTCTTCCCTGGCGCCAGAGCGCATCCGTGCCATGAACTCCTCCATCAAGCTGCTGCTGATCCTGCGGGACCCAACTGAACGCGTCGTCTCAGACTACACCCAGGTCTACTTCAACCGCCTGGAGAACCACAAGCCAGTGCAGGCCATTGAGAATCTGCTGGTGCGCAGCGGCGCTCTCAACACCCGCTACAAGGCCATCCAGCGTAGCTTCTACGACGTGCATATGCGGAACTGGTTGCGCCACTTCCCTCTGGAGCAGATCCACATCGTTGATGGGGACACTTTGATCCGGGACCCCCTTCCCGAGCTGCAGAAAGTAGAGCGTTTCCTCAACCTGCCCCCCAGGATAATGTCGTCCAACTTCTACTTCAACCAGACCAAGGGGTTCTTCTGCATCCGGAGTGAGGGGCGAGAACGCTGCCTGCACGAGTCCAAAGGGCGTCCCCACCCGGCCGTCAACAGTACCGTGCTGCAACAGCTACGCTCCTACCTCCGGGAGCACAATCGTAACTTCTACCGCCTGGTGAAGCGCTCCTTTGACTGGCAGTAA